TGCCATGGGCGCCAAGGGTAGGGTCGACCAAGCGATTGTGGACGAGATCCTGGCGGGACCTTACTTTGTCCACGACATTCCCAAGACCACTGGTCGAGAAACGTTTGGTGACCGTATGGCCGAGGACATTTGCGACAGGATGTTGGCCGATGGCGCCACTCCCGAGGACTGCGTGGCAACCATCACCCGCATCACGGCTCAGTCTCTTGCCGACGCTTACGAGCGCTGGGGCCCCGAAGGCGGTGTTGACGAGATCTACATGGGCGGCGGTGGCTCCTATAACCCCAACATTGTCAACTATCTCAAGCAGCGCCTGCCCAGTACCCGCATCACATATATCGACGAGACTGGTATCCCCGTCGGCGCCAAGGAGGCTCTGGGGTTCGCCCTTCTCACACACGAGTGCTTCGTTGGCAGGCCAATGATCGTGCCCACCAACACCGAGTCGGACAAgcctggtgttgttggccaGATTCAGCCGGGGAAGAACATGCACCGTATTAGACAAGCCGTTGCTCAGGTAAGCCTTTTGTCCTATTCACCTCCGCAGGTAAGAATGAAAGCTAACCCCCTGCTTGCCAGTTCTGGGGTGACTTTCCAGAGGAGGAAATTCGATGTACCACCCAGATGAACCTTTTGCCTAGCCTCTGCAACTGAACAGCGAGAGGGAGGTGGGACAAGGGACAATGAGAAGATACCATTCATTGCAAGGAGTACGGCGCTCACTGGTCGCGACTTATATCATGGTTTTTTGATAGATAAGGtgcaaaaaagaagaaaagctaTTGGAACATGGAAGTGCACATAGACGTCCCTTGCAGTGCCAAGGCCTCCCGACCAACCGGGCTAGAACCTGGAATTGGTCCGGGTAATATCGTTAGCGTGGGCGGAGAAGCGGAGGAGAAACAAAGACGACATGGCTCGGCATTATCCCCGCGTGAACGCCTCAATTCGCCATCCAGACATACAACGAATGACCCAATTACTTGACGGCATGTCGAACCGTCGACTTAGGTCTCAAGAAACCATCTCTTCTCACCGCAAGGTAGCCATGCAATATGTGAACACCACCCATCTGGCCTTCTCCAAGCAGGTCCGGGGACCCAGCTCAAGAAGCAAGCTTGGTACGCCATCGTTCATGTTCACAGATATGGTGAACGCTGTGTTGACACGCCAGCAGCTTGCAAACAATGCCGCGACCGCCACGTTAGATGcgaccagcagcagccatgtGGCATATGTCGACGACGCAACATCCGGTGCTCCCACGGCGACGATATCCTCTTCACGGCCTTGCAATGGAAACCCGATAAAGAGACGGCATATGAACAGAGGCTTAGTCCGGTTCGAATCGGTAAGGCTATGTATACTTTTGGTTATGGGAAAGTAATCACTGACTCTTGACTGAGAATAGCGGGCTTCGTCGATGAGACACTCCAAGTGTCCCAGCTCTACCATGTCCTACCTCACGATGTTACTCATGACAATCTGGTTGTCTCCAAGACAAATAATAAGGGCTACATCTTCTCGCCGGCTTCACACACGGAAGTGGCCGCTCCCATCACCAATGAAAAGGATGCTTTCTACTTGGCAAGGTACACCGACATCATCGGGCCCAGATTCGACATGTTCGACAGCACATCTCGATACTTCTCTCTCGCCCTTCCACGCATGGCTCTCAGTAACCGCCTCGTGCTTCTCTCCTGCCTCGCATGTGCCGCCAGGCAGTACTCGCTCGTCACCGACCGCGGTCATCACGACGCGCTGGTGTACTACAACGAAGCTCTCAAGACATTGTATGAGCGCCTCAACGATAGTGGGCACGAGGAAGCCACGTTTGCCAGCTGTTTGCTCATTGCTCACTGCGAGATGGTGGAAAGTAAAGCGAGTGACTGGAACTTGCACCTCAAGGGGACCGGGGAGCTGGTTATGATGCACCACTGGAACGGCCGAAGCGGAGGACTGGCGCAGGCGGTATGTTTTCCATATCTTTCCAAAGACGGCCAACTTCATGCTGACTATTTCCCCCCTGAAAGGGCTTTTGGATTTACTACCGCATGATTATCCTCGCTTCCCTCGCATCCGGCATGTCGGCAGCAGTAAATCTAGGCCAGTTACTACCCTTGGGCTACTTTCCTAATCCCACCGGGGAATGGACCCTCGACGCCTGGCAAAGCAAAGTCGTTCATCTTCTCGGAACCACGCACCGGTTCTGGGCCCGCATAcgcaaccatcaccatcaccatcatcatcaccaagacGACACGGACACTGCGCTCGACAAACTCACAGCCGAGTGGACCAGTCTCGGCGATCAACTCCTGCGACATCAATCCCAAGCACCAGCCATGTGCCACGCGTTGAGCGTCATTCCAGCAGCAaatgacaacgacgacgatatTAGCCCCTTCGAATCCGTTCGTTACGTCAATGGTCCCGTGTCGGCCGCTTGGCAGATGTTGCATACTGCTTATTTGGTCCATACTCTCTCGCAGCCGACTCCGCGAGCAGCTCGGTTGACGCTCCTTTCCTCGTCCGAGGTAGCGAACAAGGCACTGTCGTATGCCCGGATGATTGTGGCCAACTCGATTGCGAATCGGTGTACGATTGCATGGGCGAATGCTGTTCAACTACTGACCATGGCCGGGCAGTGTCTTGTGGACGTAAAGGAGCGGCAAGCTTGTTTTAGGGCGCTGGAAAATATCCAGCATCATACCGGGTGGAATACGCGAGTGAATATGGAGACTTTGTCTGCCATATGGAGACGAGCGACGATAGATGGCGGAGGGGTCAGCGATTTGGGAAGGTTGTTATACATTACATGGATGGGTGATGAGGTAGTTGTTTCCTAGATGCCGGACACCGTGGTTCCAGCATTATCACCACTCTCTGTGTTGTGGGCGGAATTCTGGGTGGCTTCGTCATGCTGCTACCATGGAGGTAAGAGAGGCTTTTCCGAAGACACCATCTGAATGCTTGACCATGGGTGCCGACTGCCGGTAGTTCCGACACAGCTCGGAAGTTAGCAGCCATCACTTCTGCACCGTCATCCATAAGGTAGCTATCACGGACTCATGATCCTAGTGCTTACTGCATGACACTGACAATCGACCAGACTCCGCGTTATATCCTATCTCCCCAGTTTCTCATAAGTTCTGCCACGATCCCCTTCAGCAAACACTTCACCTTGCAAGTTTCTCGATCATCACTTCAAAGCACTACATTAGTAAACATGCCGAACCCAAAACCATCAGCCCAACAACTCCCCACTGTCCCTTCCGAAATCACCCCCGAATGGCTCAGTTCCAGGCTCGGGCACAAAATCAAGTCAATCAAGCACACCTGCTCCATCTGGGGAACAGGCAGCAAGCTCTTCTACACCATCACCTACGAAGACGACACCCATACGGCAGCGAGACCCACGCACATCTGCATCAAAGGCGTCTTCGACCCTACCATGCTCGCCTCCCAACCATGGACACTCTCCCTCGCCCAGCGCGAAGCCGAtttcttctcccttctcgccccagacctcctcctcgcagACAAAAACACACTCATCAACTTCCCTCAGACCTGGTGGGCAGGCACCGACAACTCCCAAGGCATCTCCATCATGACCGACCTTACCTCCTCGGGTTGCACCTTCCCTCCCGACCTTGCATCCTACCCACTTAGTACCGTCCTAGAGGGTATCGACCAACTCGCCGCCCTGCACGCGCGATATTGGGGCCAAAGCGAAGCAACCCACCCATGGATAAGCAATACCTACGACGCCGCACTGAAATTTCTCTGCTCACCTTCCACTTTCGACAAAGCAGTCCGGGATCGAGACCGCTTTAAACTCCCTGCTTATCTTCAAGACGGTAAATGTTTCAACTTGGCTTTAGACAGATACTTCTCCACTCGCAATCCTAAGTTTCGAACTCTACTCCACGGCGACACGCACATAGGCAAcgtcttcttttccttctcttctttcccctctccccctaTGTctgcctctctctctccctctccctctctgtCCCCCGAGCGGCAAGGCAAAATAGGTTTCCTCGACTGGTCAGCCCTCCACTTCGGCTCCTGTTTCCACGACGACGTTGTCTACTTCCTCACTTCTACATTAACTGTGCAAGACAGACGGAAACATTAGTGGGAGATACTGGATCATTATCTTGAGACGCTGCATCAACGGGGAGGGCCGAAGTATGATCGACGGAAAGATGAGGAGGTTATAAAAGAGTATAGGAGGTCGTTCATGACGGGTGCGATTTGGTTGGTTTGTCCTTTTGATTTGCAGAGTAAGGAGCGGGTGGGGGAGTTGTGTGAGAGGGCGGTTGCGGCGTTTGGGGATCATGGGGTTTTGGAGGTGGTTCTTGGGGAGGTTCCGCAGGAGAAGGATAGGGAGGGTTCTTGTTTGGTGTTGTAAGGGAAGgggtggagaggaggggatgagGGTATTggtgatgagaagaaggtggaggggTTGTTAGGATAATGAGCTACGTAGAGGTATTTTATGttcgttgatgatgatgcaggTATCAGATGGAGTGTTGGATGGTGGAAATCTCTGGATTTAGCTTGGTTAGGTGGAAGAGGGGTTCACGGATATAACATGAATGTTGCGTCGTGTTGAGGAAGCGATGCAATGCGATGCCCGGAGGGTGACGAGCCGATTGGTGGAACGAGACCTCTAACAGGAACAGTGGGATTCCGTTGAGGCCGTACAAGACTTTGCTTTCATGTCTTATTTCCAGCACCAGGAGGAGAATATTGTAAGCGAACGAGCACTTGCTACATAATGAGGCGATAGCCGCGCCATTGGGAGACGGAGTCATGGATCAAGAGCAAGATCGACACCCGGGATACAACAATGCAGAGTAAATCGTGTATTATCACTGGCACGGTTATACGGACTTGCACGTGGACGTTCCATGCTCCCCACATCACGTCCCATTATAACACGACCTACGACTAAATATTATGTACCGACTACTACCTTGACCAGTCGAAAAGACAACTTATTCCACCATTCGTAGCTTGGCGCTTCTAGCTCAAGGGGCGGCGGAGGGATTTGCTAGCTTTCACTACGTCATCTAATAGCAgacgaaggggaagggataCTTGTAAATCATGGGTGTTAAAATAGAGTTGTGTGCCGCTTCAGTCATGGTGTATCACAGATAACTCTAGGCAAACTCGACCCTGTTCAGACTGTTGTACAAGCACCTTAATCGACAAGAAACATGTCGCCGTCCACCCTCAGACAAAGCACATGCGCACTACTCGCTCTGAGCCTCGTTACTACGGCCACAGCCGGGCCCTGCGACCTTTACGACGCAGCCGGATATCCTTGTGTAGCCGCACACAGCACCACTCGAGCCCTGTATAGTGCCTACAGCGGTCCGCTCTACCAAGTACAACGCACCGACggtaccaccaccgacaTCGCACCTCTCTCCGCCGGCGGCGTCGCCAATGCTTCCACGCAGGACTCTTTTTGCGCCGGGACGACATGCGTCATCTCCATCATCTACGACCAGTCCCCCCGCGGCAACCACCTCACCCGAGCACCGCCCGGAAGCGCCGGTAGCGGTCCGGCTCCGGGAGGATACGACAACCTTGCTGATGCGACTGCTGCGCCGGTGTACTTGAACGGCCATAAGGTGT
The Neurospora crassa OR74A linkage group II, whole genome shotgun sequence DNA segment above includes these coding regions:
- a CDS encoding C6 zinc finger domain-containing protein translates to MSNRRLRSQETISSHRKVAMQYVNTTHLAFSKQVRGPSSRSKLACKQCRDRHVRCDQQQPCGICRRRNIRCSHGDDILFTALQWKPDKETAYEQRLSPVRIAGFVDETLQVSQLYHVLPHDVTHDNLVVSKTNNKGYIFSPASHTEVAAPITNEKDAFYLARYTDIIGPRFDMFDSTSRYFSLALPRMALSNRLVLLSCLACAARQYSLVTDRGHHDALVYYNEALKTLYERLNDSGHEEATFASCLLIAHCEMVESKASDWNLHLKGTGELVMMHHWNGRSGGLAQAGFWIYYRMIILASLASGMSAAVNLGQLLPLGYFPNPTGEWTLDAWQSKVVHLLGTTHRFWARIRNHHHHHHHHQDDTDTALDKLTAEWTSLGDQLLRHQSQAPAMCHALSVIPAANDNDDDISPFESVRYVNGPVSAAWQMLHTAYLVHTLSQPTPRAARLTLLSSSEVANKALSYARMIVANSIANRCTIAWANAVQLLTMAGQCLVDVKERQACFRALENIQHHTGWNTRVNMETLSAIWRRATIDGGGVSDLGRLLYITWMGDEVVVS